Proteins found in one Helicobacter sp. NHP19-003 genomic segment:
- the groES gene encoding co-chaperone GroES: MFKPLGERVLVERLEEEKKTASGIIIPDNAKEKPQMGVVKAVSHKISEDCKCLKEGDVVAFGKYKGTEIVLGGKEFMVLELEDVLGVVDSCCHGHDHKDHKGDHKHEGNCCHNH, from the coding sequence ATGTTTAAACCGTTAGGTGAAAGAGTTCTAGTTGAAAGACTAGAGGAAGAAAAGAAAACCGCTTCAGGGATCATCATCCCCGACAACGCTAAAGAAAAACCCCAAATGGGCGTGGTGAAAGCCGTGAGCCACAAAATCAGCGAAGATTGTAAGTGTCTCAAAGAGGGCGATGTCGTGGCTTTTGGCAAATACAAAGGCACTGAAATCGTTTTAGGCGGGAAAGAGTTCATGGTCTTAGAGTTAGAAGATGTACTGGGCGTGGTCGATTCTTGCTGCCACGGACACGACCATAAAGATCACAAGGGCGATCACAAACACGAGGGCAATTGCTGCCACAACCACTAA
- a CDS encoding DNA adenine methylase produces MHQLKKSHFLENLKSQKLRYKRYTKSPLRYGGGKSLAVGLILEHMPTNVKRVISPFMGGGSVEIACATELGLEVLAFDIFDILVNFWQVLLADREHLYTALLALKPTQETYNTIKVELKAHYKKECVLDPLTLARDYYFNFNLSYGPGFLGWMSKIYTESKRYHNALTKLKNFSAPTLSVQCADFAQVLLAYPDDFAYLDPPYFLEGDSKMFRGIYPMRNFPIHHNGFAHNTLAQMLKERPGPFILSYNDCAFVRETYKDFKIVELAWQYTMGQGETRMGKNRLERGDEGYVKKSHELLIIKE; encoded by the coding sequence TTGCACCAACTTAAAAAATCGCATTTCTTAGAAAATCTCAAATCTCAAAAATTACGCTACAAACGCTACACCAAAAGCCCCTTGCGCTATGGTGGGGGGAAGTCTTTGGCGGTGGGCTTGATCTTAGAGCACATGCCAACAAATGTCAAAAGAGTCATCAGCCCCTTCATGGGTGGGGGGAGTGTGGAGATCGCTTGCGCCACTGAATTAGGCTTAGAGGTGTTGGCGTTTGACATTTTTGATATTTTGGTGAATTTTTGGCAAGTACTTTTGGCAGATAGAGAGCACCTTTATACCGCCCTGCTTGCCCTAAAACCCACCCAAGAAACCTACAACACCATTAAAGTCGAACTCAAGGCACATTATAAAAAAGAGTGCGTGCTCGACCCGCTCACTTTAGCAAGGGATTATTATTTTAACTTCAACTTAAGTTATGGTCCCGGATTTTTAGGCTGGATGAGCAAGATTTACACAGAGTCCAAACGCTACCACAACGCCCTAACCAAGTTAAAGAACTTCAGTGCCCCCACTTTGAGTGTGCAATGTGCGGACTTTGCCCAGGTGTTGTTGGCTTACCCCGATGACTTTGCCTATTTAGACCCGCCCTACTTCTTAGAGGGGGATTCTAAGATGTTTAGGGGGATTTATCCCATGCGCAACTTCCCCATCCACCATAATGGCTTTGCCCACAACACATTAGCCCAAATGCTTAAAGAGCGTCCGGGACCTTTTATTTTGAGTTACAATGATTGCGCTTTTGTGCGTGAAACCTACAAAGATTTTAAGATTGTAGAACTTGCTTGGCAATACACGATGGGGCAGGGGGAGACGAGGATGGGTAAAAACCGCTTAGAGCGGGGCGATGAGGGATATGTGAAAAAATCCCATGAGCTTTTGATCATTAAGGAATGA
- the queF gene encoding preQ(1) synthase has translation MPSYNLHHLGAKTPYIDKYDPALLEAFINPHPNLDIFTRLVSAEFTSLCPITAQPDFATIYINYIAGAKMVESKSLKLYLFSFRNEGMFGEDCVGKILNDLVALLEPKYLEVLAKFTKRGSIALEPFANYAMPDYADLKQQRLVKY, from the coding sequence ATGCCTAGTTACAACTTGCACCACTTAGGGGCTAAGACCCCCTACATTGACAAATACGACCCCGCGCTCCTAGAGGCTTTTATTAATCCACACCCAAATTTAGACATTTTCACCCGTCTAGTGAGTGCAGAGTTCACGAGCCTATGCCCGATCACCGCCCAGCCCGACTTTGCCACGATTTATATCAACTACATTGCAGGGGCTAAAATGGTCGAGAGCAAATCGCTCAAACTCTATCTTTTCAGTTTCCGCAATGAGGGGATGTTTGGGGAGGATTGCGTGGGTAAGATTTTAAACGACTTGGTCGCCTTGCTTGAGCCCAAATACCTAGAAGTTCTAGCCAAATTCACTAAAAGAGGGAGCATCGCTTTAGAGCCTTTTGCCAATTACGCCATGCCAGATTATGCAGATTTAAAACAGCAAAGGCTCGTAAAATACTAA
- a CDS encoding GIY-YIG nuclease family protein: protein MHISKVKTAFKIADVELVPHNRRLNFNYLKELKDENHNPLPQSLLTKNVARVYLIVVDGVIKKIGGSQDKGGIKRTLHIYRDGGVKGRPSIRSFGIWYFLYHTILSGKKIEFYMIYQDNFKADVKGLFSLHGVPEASINYKFLENACLLDHHKMMGDYPEWNVQEQGKDWPSEIKDAHARLLQNAQTRKKKVKRGAVQISKNTERGD from the coding sequence ATGCACATTTCAAAAGTGAAAACAGCCTTCAAAATTGCAGATGTAGAGCTTGTACCCCACAACAGAAGACTTAATTTTAATTACCTTAAAGAATTGAAAGATGAAAACCACAACCCCCTACCCCAAAGCCTTTTGACGAAAAATGTCGCCCGGGTGTATTTGATTGTTGTGGATGGAGTCATTAAAAAAATTGGAGGTTCGCAAGACAAAGGGGGGATTAAGCGCACTTTACACATTTATAGAGACGGGGGCGTGAAAGGACGGCCTAGCATTAGGAGTTTTGGGATTTGGTATTTTCTTTACCACACGATTTTATCGGGCAAAAAAATAGAGTTCTACATGATTTACCAAGATAATTTTAAAGCTGATGTAAAAGGCTTATTCAGTTTACATGGGGTGCCTGAAGCTTCTATTAACTATAAATTTTTAGAAAATGCGTGTTTGTTGGATCACCACAAGATGATGGGAGATTACCCCGAGTGGAATGTCCAAGAACAGGGTAAGGATTGGCCCAGCGAGATTAAAGATGCCCACGCCCGCCTTTTACAAAACGCCCAAACTAGAAAAAAGAAAGTAAAAAGGGGAGCGGTACAAATCTCTAAAAACACAGAGAGGGGAGATTAA
- the groL gene encoding chaperonin GroEL (60 kDa chaperone family; promotes refolding of misfolded polypeptides especially under stressful conditions; forms two stacked rings of heptamers to form a barrel-shaped 14mer; ends can be capped by GroES; misfolded proteins enter the barrel where they are refolded when GroES binds): MATKEIKFADTARNKLFEGVKQLHDAVKVTMGPRGRNVLIQKSYGAPSITKDGVSVAKEIELACPVANMGAQLVKEVASKTADAAGDGTTTATVLAYSIFKEGLRNITAGANPIEIKRGMDKASEAIIAELKKASKKVGGKEEITQVATISANSDEKIGKLIADAMEKVGKDGVITVEEAKGIEDELDVVEGMQFDRGYLSPYFVTNAEKMTTQLENAYILLTDKKISSMKDILPLLERTMKEGKPLLIIAEDIEGEALTTLVVNKLRGVLNVAAVKAPGFGDRRKEMLKDIAVLTGGQVISEELGKTLENADASDLGVAARIVIDKDNTTIVDGKGKAHDVKDRIAQIKTQIESTTSDYDKEKLQERLAKLSGGVAVIKVGAASEVEMKEKKDRVDDALSATKAAVEEGIVIGGGAALIRAAQKVHLHLEGDEKVGYEIIMRAIKAPLAQIAANAGYDRGVVVNEVEKHKEAHFGFNASNGEYVDMFKAGIIDPLKVARIALQNAVSVSSLLLTTEATVHEVKEDKPASPAMPDMGGMGGMGGMGGMM, from the coding sequence ATGGCAACCAAAGAAATTAAATTTGCAGACACTGCACGCAACAAACTTTTTGAAGGCGTGAAACAACTCCACGATGCCGTGAAAGTCACGATGGGGCCCCGTGGGCGCAATGTATTGATCCAAAAAAGCTATGGCGCGCCTAGCATCACTAAAGATGGCGTGAGCGTGGCTAAGGAAATTGAACTAGCTTGCCCTGTAGCCAATATGGGCGCACAACTGGTTAAAGAAGTGGCGAGCAAAACCGCCGATGCCGCTGGCGATGGCACAACCACGGCCACCGTGCTCGCTTACAGCATTTTCAAAGAGGGCTTACGCAACATCACTGCAGGGGCTAATCCCATTGAAATCAAAAGGGGCATGGACAAAGCCAGCGAGGCGATCATTGCTGAACTTAAAAAAGCGAGCAAGAAAGTGGGTGGCAAGGAGGAAATCACCCAAGTGGCGACCATCTCCGCCAACTCCGATGAAAAAATCGGCAAGCTCATCGCCGATGCGATGGAAAAAGTCGGCAAAGATGGTGTGATCACCGTAGAAGAAGCCAAAGGGATCGAAGACGAATTAGATGTGGTTGAGGGCATGCAATTTGACCGCGGCTATCTCTCCCCCTATTTTGTTACAAATGCCGAAAAAATGACCACCCAGCTAGAAAATGCCTACATTCTTTTGACGGATAAAAAAATCTCTAGCATGAAAGACATTTTGCCTCTGCTTGAACGCACCATGAAAGAGGGCAAACCCCTTTTGATCATCGCTGAGGACATTGAGGGCGAAGCGCTCACAACTTTGGTGGTGAATAAACTAAGGGGCGTGCTCAATGTCGCCGCTGTGAAAGCCCCCGGCTTTGGCGATCGCCGCAAAGAAATGCTCAAAGACATTGCAGTTTTGACCGGCGGGCAAGTGATCTCTGAGGAACTTGGCAAAACCCTAGAAAACGCCGATGCAAGCGATCTAGGTGTAGCAGCACGCATTGTGATCGACAAAGACAACACCACGATTGTAGATGGCAAGGGCAAAGCCCACGATGTCAAAGATCGCATCGCTCAAATCAAAACCCAAATCGAATCCACCACCAGCGACTACGATAAAGAAAAACTCCAAGAACGCTTGGCAAAACTCAGCGGTGGCGTGGCGGTGATTAAAGTCGGCGCGGCTTCTGAAGTGGAAATGAAAGAGAAGAAAGATCGCGTAGATGACGCACTCTCTGCCACTAAAGCGGCCGTAGAAGAGGGCATCGTGATCGGTGGGGGTGCGGCCCTGATTCGTGCGGCGCAAAAAGTGCATTTACACCTAGAGGGCGATGAAAAAGTGGGCTATGAAATCATCATGCGTGCCATCAAAGCCCCCTTAGCCCAAATTGCGGCCAATGCGGGCTATGATCGTGGCGTGGTGGTCAATGAAGTGGAAAAACACAAAGAGGCGCATTTTGGCTTTAATGCCAGCAATGGAGAGTATGTGGATATGTTTAAAGCGGGGATCATTGACCCCCTTAAAGTGGCGCGCATTGCCTTGCAAAACGCCGTGTCTGTCTCTAGCTTGCTCTTAACCACCGAAGCCACCGTGCACGAAGTCAAAGAAGACAAACCTGCTTCTCCTGCCATGCCTGATATGGGAGGCATGGGCGGCATGGGAGGCATGGGCGGCATGATGTAG
- the dnaG gene encoding DNA primase, with product MITQESLEQLKQVADIVEVVQGYIALKKIGSNYQAICPFHDEKTPSFVVNPQRNSFRCYGCSKSGNAFTFIMEYEKVDFPTAAQKLAGIFNVPLHFTHSKEPATNMDTLEQIAQCYQAQLTKTPNALEYLRQRGVSPQSLKDFSLGFCAPPSVMDYIQAHRLDTKALLDLGVLGQDDSKKVFVRFAKRLMFAIHNPNGKVVGFGGRVLQENAQMAKYINSPQTPLFNKSKLLYGYFQARQNILKTRQLILTEGYLDVILLHQAGFNTAVATLGTALTPEHLPILSRGNPSIILLYDGDKAGRAAAFKASQLLAKELKSGGVVLLTPPLDPADMILQGQADDLKALLARPIPFIEFVLQGIVKEFNLNDPLQKKQAFEQIQAFLRDLPPIVQEDYKPMAASLLQTSLRFFNPQKPKPQPLQPLAQRPISDPLEELLIKYMALYPELLERAKVYIKPEVFRHCAHAFELLCASEPEDAQIVAIKLDERLPIATPPHKDFDAQLVLLTRRYFATQLEQTNYLHADLELSQRLEMLSLWRAKLHQSNQGELVKV from the coding sequence ATGATCACGCAGGAGTCTTTAGAACAACTCAAGCAAGTCGCCGACATCGTGGAAGTGGTGCAAGGCTATATTGCGCTTAAAAAAATCGGGAGCAACTACCAAGCGATTTGCCCCTTTCACGATGAAAAGACCCCTAGTTTTGTTGTCAACCCCCAGCGCAATTCTTTTAGATGTTATGGTTGCTCCAAATCGGGCAACGCTTTTACCTTTATCATGGAGTATGAAAAAGTAGACTTCCCCACAGCGGCGCAGAAATTAGCGGGTATATTCAATGTCCCCTTGCACTTCACCCACAGCAAAGAACCCGCGACAAATATGGACACCCTAGAACAAATCGCCCAGTGTTACCAAGCCCAGCTAACCAAAACTCCAAATGCCCTTGAGTATTTGCGCCAAAGGGGGGTTAGCCCCCAAAGCCTCAAGGATTTTTCTTTGGGCTTTTGTGCGCCCCCGAGCGTGATGGACTATATCCAAGCCCATAGGCTAGACACCAAAGCCCTTTTAGATTTGGGGGTTCTGGGACAAGACGATTCTAAAAAAGTCTTTGTGCGCTTTGCTAAGCGCCTTATGTTTGCCATCCATAACCCCAATGGTAAGGTTGTGGGCTTTGGGGGACGAGTGTTGCAAGAAAATGCACAGATGGCTAAATACATCAACTCCCCCCAAACCCCTCTTTTCAATAAATCTAAACTGCTCTATGGCTACTTCCAAGCCCGTCAAAATATTTTAAAAACCAGACAACTGATTTTGACCGAAGGCTATTTGGATGTGATCTTGCTACACCAAGCGGGCTTTAACACGGCGGTGGCCACTTTAGGCACAGCCCTAACCCCCGAGCATTTACCCATATTAAGTCGGGGCAACCCCTCCATCATCTTGCTTTATGATGGCGATAAGGCGGGGCGAGCGGCGGCGTTTAAGGCCAGCCAGCTTTTAGCCAAAGAGCTCAAAAGTGGGGGCGTGGTGCTTTTAACCCCTCCCCTTGACCCCGCAGATATGATTTTGCAAGGGCAGGCAGATGACCTAAAAGCTCTCTTAGCCCGCCCCATCCCCTTCATTGAGTTTGTCTTGCAGGGGATTGTCAAAGAGTTTAACCTAAACGACCCCTTGCAAAAGAAACAAGCCTTCGAGCAAATCCAAGCCTTTTTGCGCGATCTGCCCCCCATCGTGCAAGAAGACTACAAACCAATGGCGGCAAGTTTGTTGCAAACTTCTTTGCGCTTTTTTAACCCCCAAAAACCCAAACCACAACCCCTACAACCTTTAGCCCAACGCCCCATCAGCGACCCCCTAGAAGAGTTGTTGATTAAATACATGGCATTGTACCCCGAGTTGCTAGAGCGGGCAAAGGTCTACATCAAGCCCGAAGTCTTTAGACATTGCGCCCACGCCTTTGAGCTTTTATGCGCTTCTGAGCCCGAAGATGCGCAAATCGTTGCCATTAAATTAGACGAGAGATTGCCCATAGCAACCCCCCCCCACAAGGATTTTGACGCACAGCTTGTGCTCTTGACTAGACGCTACTTCGCCACACAATTAGAACAAACCAACTACCTTCACGCCGACCTAGAATTGAGTCAAAGGCTAGAAATGCTATCTTTGTGGCGGGCAAAGTTGCACCAATCCAATCAAGGAGAACTAGTCAAAGTATGA
- a CDS encoding 7-cyano-7-deazaguanine synthase: MRALALFSGGLDSLLSMHLVASQGIEVLALHFNIGFGSNKDKREYLERASAQVGAKLLLCDIQEQFFNDVLFSPKYGYGKYFNPCIDCHANMFRQAFYKLLELEADFVISGEVLGQRPKSQRREAMDQVKKLVRAFGQESCFDGLLDRRGDDPSKPKTLDELLLRPMSARLLEPSFAEKQGWVDRSKLLGVQGRGRTAQLGKVKELGLEHYENPGGGCLLTDLGVSRKLKDLQAHRQRTQQTMVVQDNVLVKVGRYMVVGNTRLIVARNELENAKLESPHPLMDKITLLDCKGPLGLVEKCASAEEKKLAAQIVLSYAKSESGRSYGVQVGEKAFSLSPLEREKAQGYLFLT; the protein is encoded by the coding sequence ATGAGAGCCTTAGCGTTATTTAGTGGGGGTTTGGATAGCTTGTTGTCCATGCACCTTGTCGCCTCACAAGGGATTGAAGTCCTTGCCCTGCATTTTAACATCGGGTTTGGGAGCAATAAGGACAAGAGAGAGTATTTGGAAAGAGCCAGCGCACAAGTGGGCGCAAAGTTGCTTTTATGCGACATTCAAGAGCAATTTTTTAACGATGTGTTGTTTAGCCCTAAATATGGCTATGGCAAGTATTTTAACCCCTGCATCGATTGCCACGCCAATATGTTTAGACAAGCTTTTTACAAACTTTTAGAACTTGAGGCGGATTTTGTCATTAGTGGAGAGGTGCTAGGCCAGCGCCCCAAGAGCCAAAGAAGGGAAGCGATGGATCAAGTCAAAAAGTTAGTGCGCGCCTTTGGACAAGAAAGTTGTTTTGATGGTTTGTTAGACCGCAGGGGCGATGACCCTAGCAAGCCCAAAACTTTAGATGAATTGTTGTTGCGTCCCATGAGTGCACGGCTTTTAGAGCCTAGCTTTGCAGAAAAGCAGGGGTGGGTGGATCGCTCTAAACTCTTAGGCGTGCAAGGGCGGGGGCGCACCGCCCAGCTAGGAAAGGTCAAAGAACTAGGCTTAGAACATTATGAAAACCCCGGTGGGGGGTGCTTGCTGACAGATTTGGGCGTGAGCCGCAAGCTCAAAGACTTGCAAGCGCACCGCCAAAGAACACAGCAAACAATGGTGGTGCAAGACAATGTGCTTGTCAAAGTGGGGCGCTACATGGTGGTCGGCAACACCCGTTTAATCGTGGCGCGCAATGAGTTAGAAAACGCCAAACTGGAATCCCCGCACCCATTGATGGATAAAATCACCTTACTAGATTGCAAAGGGCCTTTGGGGCTTGTGGAGAAATGCGCTAGTGCTGAAGAGAAAAAGTTGGCCGCCCAAATTGTGCTCAGTTATGCTAAAAGTGAGAGTGGTCGTTCTTATGGTGTGCAGGTGGGCGAAAAGGCCTTTAGCCTTAGCCCCCTTGAGAGAGAAAAGGCACAGGGCTATTTGTTTTTGACCTAA